One genomic region from Bartonella australis AUST/NH1 encodes:
- a CDS encoding shikimate 5-dehydrogenase, translating into MADSTIKCINTIYPCAFIAGYPIHYLKSLKIHDFFAFNKAKSAVLVMGTVYTPSIISFLRQAKICGLETVNQFYALLHQAVPGFELWFRIRPQVTEKLWVIPEDMDKDKI; encoded by the coding sequence ATGGCTGATTCAACAATAAAGTGCATAAATACAATATATCCATGTGCTTTTATTGCTGGTTATCCTATTCATTATTTAAAATCACTAAAAATTCACGATTTTTTTGCTTTTAATAAAGCTAAGTCGGCAGTGTTAGTGATGGGTACTGTCTATACTCCGTCGATAATATCTTTTTTACGACAAGCAAAAATTTGCGGCTTGGAAACAGTCAATCAGTTTTATGCGCTTTTGCATCAGGCTGTTCCTGGCTTTGAACTGTGGTTTAGAATAAGGCCACAAGTAACAGAAAAATTATGGGTGATCCCGGAAGATATGGATAAAGATAAAATATGA
- a CDS encoding Bax inhibitor-1/YccA family protein: MADFKNLRSAPVAHADASIDQGLRSYMLGVYNTMAIGLLITAAAAYAIASLATTTDMSQAAAQISSSVYLTSFGVAFYTSPLSYIIMFAPLVAVLFLSFKINTLSTAAARGLFFGYATLVGLSLSSIILRYTPGSIVQTFVITAAAFGSLSLYGYVTKRDLTAMGSFLFIGLVGLMLSMIVNIFLGSSALQFAISVIGVFIFAGLTAYNTQNIKLMYYEGDASDARGRKIIMGALNLYLDFINMFVFLLQFLGSNRD; the protein is encoded by the coding sequence ATGGCTGATTTTAAAAATTTACGTTCGGCACCTGTTGCTCACGCCGATGCATCAATCGATCAAGGACTGCGCAGCTATATGCTGGGCGTCTATAACACAATGGCCATCGGTTTGCTTATCACAGCTGCTGCCGCTTATGCAATTGCGTCATTGGCCACAACAACAGACATGAGTCAAGCAGCTGCTCAAATCAGTAGCAGCGTCTACTTAACGTCGTTTGGAGTGGCATTTTATACGTCGCCGCTCTCTTACATTATCATGTTTGCACCGCTTGTAGCTGTGTTATTTCTCAGTTTCAAAATTAACACACTCAGTACTGCCGCAGCCCGTGGCCTCTTTTTTGGCTATGCTACTCTCGTCGGGCTCTCGCTGTCATCGATCATTTTGCGTTACACACCAGGGAGTATCGTGCAAACATTTGTTATTACCGCTGCGGCTTTTGGCTCTCTCTCTCTTTACGGTTACGTAACTAAGCGCGATCTGACAGCAATGGGGTCATTCCTTTTCATAGGTTTGGTTGGCTTAATGCTTTCTATGATCGTTAATATTTTTCTTGGGTCAAGCGCCTTGCAATTCGCTATTTCGGTGATAGGTGTTTTCATCTTTGCTGGTCTGACGGCTTATAATACACAGAACATCAAGCTAATGTATTATGAAGGAGATGCAAGTGATGCACGCGGTCGTAAAATTATTATGGGTGCGTTGAATCTTTATCTCGACTTCATCAATATGTTCGTCTTTTTATTGCAATTTCTTGGTTCAAACCGGGATTAG
- the polA gene encoding DNA polymerase I — MKTDDHLFLVDGSSYIFRAYYALPPLKRKKDGLPVGAVAGFCNMLWKLLCDARSMDSGVIPTHFAVIFDHSSDTFRKQIYPQYKANREAPPEDLIPQFALIRQATKAFNLPCVEKDGFEADDLIATYAQLATKAGAKTTIISSDKDLMQLVSAHVSLYDGMKDKHIGVSEVIEKWGVTPEKMVDLQALTGDSADNVPGIPGIGPKIAAQLLNHFGSLDLLLERVTEIKQTKRRENIQSYSKQIKMSRELVRLKMDVPVDDDLDSFILEPQDGPRLISFLKAMEFTTLTRRVAEETACDATVIDALSIDIEWEKTKYNGSDLVPGKTNITPSHGAFENSPRILAQKRKNQAIASKITRDAYETILDEGVLKEWLSEAQEQGYFAFDTETTSLDPMQAELVGFSLALRPNKAAYIPLEHVEGRDDLLGDGRIAAQIETQKALALLKPILENQAVLKIGQNIKYDWLMMKQHGIVMRPFDDTMLLSYVLDAGTLTHGMDVLSQHWLGHTPISYKDLTHNGKKITSFAQVDLKQATLYAAEDADVTLRLWEVLKPQLVAQGLTKIYERLDRPLIEVLAKMEERGVLVDRQILSRLSGELARAASVLEEEIYQLVGEKFNVASPKQLGDIIFGKMGLSGGTKTKGGQWSTSVQTLEELAVEGHILPRKVIDWRQLAKLKSTYADALPHYILPRTGRVHTSYSLATTSTGRLSSSEPNLQNIPVRTAEGRKIRAAFIAPRGHSLLSADYSQIELRVLAHIADITALKEAFAQGKDIHTITASQMFGVAIEGMPSDIRRRAKAINFGIIYGISAFGLANQLGISRKEAGHYIQLYFERFPGIKEYMEEIKIFARQHGYVETIFGRRIHYPEIKAANSQVRSFNERAAINAPIQGSAADIIRRAMIQIETALEKEKLSAKMLLQVHDELIFEVPEAEIEKTAILVKKVMETATMPALSLSVPLEVKVVTAQNWDEAH, encoded by the coding sequence ATGAAAACAGATGACCACCTTTTTTTGGTCGATGGATCAAGTTATATTTTCCGCGCTTACTACGCTTTGCCACCTTTGAAACGCAAAAAAGACGGGCTTCCTGTGGGGGCTGTGGCCGGTTTTTGCAATATGTTGTGGAAATTGCTCTGTGATGCTCGTAGCATGGATTCTGGCGTTATACCGACACATTTTGCCGTTATTTTCGATCATTCGTCCGATACATTTCGTAAGCAAATTTATCCCCAATACAAGGCTAATCGGGAGGCACCCCCCGAAGATCTTATCCCCCAATTCGCTTTAATACGGCAAGCGACAAAAGCTTTTAATTTGCCCTGCGTTGAAAAAGATGGATTTGAAGCAGATGATTTAATCGCTACTTATGCGCAATTAGCGACTAAAGCGGGAGCAAAGACAACCATTATTTCCTCTGATAAGGATTTAATGCAATTGGTGAGTGCGCATGTGTCTCTGTATGATGGGATGAAAGATAAGCACATCGGCGTTTCTGAAGTCATAGAAAAATGGGGAGTAACACCCGAAAAAATGGTCGATTTGCAAGCTTTAACCGGAGATTCAGCAGATAATGTGCCTGGAATTCCGGGTATTGGTCCTAAAATTGCAGCACAATTATTGAATCACTTTGGTTCCCTAGACCTTTTACTGGAGCGTGTAACGGAAATTAAGCAGACAAAACGACGTGAAAATATTCAATCTTATAGTAAACAAATAAAAATGTCCCGCGAATTAGTCAGGCTAAAAATGGACGTACCTGTGGATGATGATCTAGACAGTTTTATCTTGGAACCACAAGATGGCCCGCGTTTAATTTCTTTTCTAAAAGCTATGGAATTTACGACATTAACCCGCCGTGTGGCGGAAGAAACAGCCTGTGATGCGACGGTTATTGACGCACTTAGCATAGATATTGAATGGGAGAAAACTAAATATAACGGGTCCGATTTGGTTCCTGGAAAGACTAATATAACACCATCTCACGGCGCTTTTGAAAATTCTCCACGGATCTTGGCACAAAAACGCAAAAACCAGGCTATCGCTTCAAAGATTACAAGAGATGCTTATGAAACTATCCTTGATGAAGGAGTCTTGAAAGAATGGTTATCGGAAGCGCAGGAGCAGGGCTACTTCGCTTTTGATACTGAAACGACTTCTCTCGATCCTATGCAGGCAGAGCTCGTTGGTTTTTCATTGGCGCTACGGCCAAATAAGGCGGCCTATATACCGTTAGAACATGTGGAAGGAAGAGACGATCTTTTAGGAGATGGGCGTATAGCCGCGCAGATTGAGACACAAAAAGCTTTGGCGCTTTTAAAGCCGATATTAGAAAATCAAGCGGTGTTAAAGATTGGCCAGAATATAAAATACGACTGGTTGATGATGAAGCAACACGGTATTGTCATGCGTCCTTTTGATGATACAATGCTTTTATCGTATGTTTTAGACGCTGGAACCTTGACCCATGGTATGGACGTTTTATCCCAGCATTGGCTGGGACATACCCCAATTTCCTACAAAGATTTAACGCATAATGGAAAAAAAATTACTTCTTTCGCACAAGTGGATTTAAAACAAGCAACCCTTTATGCAGCGGAAGATGCCGATGTAACTCTGCGTTTATGGGAGGTTTTGAAGCCGCAGCTTGTAGCGCAGGGATTAACAAAAATTTATGAGCGCCTTGATCGACCACTTATAGAAGTTCTTGCAAAAATGGAAGAGCGTGGGGTTCTTGTGGATAGACAGATTTTATCGCGTCTTTCAGGAGAATTAGCGCGAGCTGCTTCTGTGTTAGAAGAGGAAATTTATCAATTGGTTGGTGAAAAATTTAATGTCGCTTCACCAAAGCAATTAGGGGATATCATTTTTGGTAAAATGGGCTTGTCCGGGGGAACTAAGACAAAAGGTGGGCAGTGGTCAACTTCTGTACAGACCTTAGAAGAATTGGCTGTTGAGGGGCACATTTTGCCACGTAAAGTTATTGATTGGCGTCAGCTTGCGAAACTAAAATCTACTTATGCAGATGCTTTGCCTCATTATATTCTACCTAGAACGGGGCGTGTCCATACAAGCTATTCTTTAGCAACGACGTCAACAGGACGATTATCATCATCTGAACCTAATTTACAGAATATCCCAGTGCGGACCGCCGAGGGACGTAAAATTCGAGCAGCTTTTATCGCCCCCAGAGGGCATTCGCTGTTATCGGCTGATTATAGTCAAATTGAATTACGTGTCCTCGCGCATATCGCGGATATCACAGCGTTAAAAGAGGCTTTTGCGCAGGGGAAAGATATCCACACTATAACTGCATCGCAAATGTTTGGGGTTGCAATAGAGGGGATGCCTTCAGATATACGCCGACGCGCGAAAGCGATTAATTTTGGCATCATTTACGGTATTTCGGCTTTTGGATTAGCAAATCAATTAGGGATTTCGCGCAAGGAAGCAGGCCATTATATTCAGCTTTATTTTGAAAGATTTCCAGGAATTAAGGAATATATGGAAGAGATTAAGATATTTGCGCGTCAGCACGGTTATGTAGAAACTATTTTTGGACGTCGTATTCATTATCCTGAAATAAAAGCGGCTAATTCACAAGTTCGTTCTTTTAATGAACGAGCCGCTATTAATGCACCGATTCAAGGATCGGCGGCGGATATTATTCGCCGGGCTATGATACAAATAGAAACTGCTTTAGAAAAAGAAAAGCTCTCAGCTAAAATGCTCCTACAAGTTCACGACGAACTGATTTTTGAGGTGCCGGAAGCTGAGATTGAAAAAACAGCAATCCTCGTTAAAAAAGTTATGGAAACTGCTACAATGCCGGCGTTATCTTTATCTGTGCCGCTTGAAGTAAAAGTCGTAACAGCTCAAAACTGGGATGAAGCACATTAA
- the lspA gene encoding signal peptidase II, whose product MTRKSLSVLLLGLAVTVGLDQVVKYWIMYTIPLGTEIPLLPFISLYHVHNSGIAFSFLSSFSHWGLIALTFVIIIFLLWLWKNIEPTKALSCFGIIFIIGGAIGNLVDRVFFHYVIDYIFFHIGDVFSFAVFNLADAFITLGATAILIDELRTFIKGRSLL is encoded by the coding sequence ATGACGCGTAAATCTTTGTCTGTTCTTCTCCTTGGTTTGGCTGTCACAGTAGGACTTGATCAAGTTGTCAAATATTGGATTATGTACACAATACCCTTAGGGACAGAAATTCCGCTTCTTCCCTTTATTTCTCTTTACCACGTACACAATTCCGGTATCGCATTTTCATTTCTTTCTTCTTTTTCTCACTGGGGGCTTATTGCCCTCACATTTGTGATAATCATTTTTCTTTTATGGCTATGGAAAAATATCGAACCTACTAAAGCCTTATCGTGTTTTGGTATCATCTTCATTATCGGCGGAGCAATTGGGAATCTCGTCGACCGCGTCTTTTTTCATTATGTCATCGATTATATATTTTTCCACATTGGCGATGTCTTTTCTTTTGCCGTTTTTAATCTCGCAGATGCATTTATCACGCTTGGAGCCACTGCTATTCTAATTGACGAACTTCGTACCTTCATCAAAGGACGAAGTCTGCTCTGA
- the coaE gene encoding dephospho-CoA kinase (Dephospho-CoA kinase (CoaE) performs the final step in coenzyme A biosynthesis.) has product MKIIGLTGSIAMGKSTVADFFKQAGIPVFSSDEAVHELYKSEPVLSLMARTFSNVVEDGQVNRLKLSKILINNSEGLQALEKVIHPLVLIKEKEFIDTARQQGNKLIVLDIPLLFETNSENRVDSVVVVSAPSAIQRKRVMTRPNMDEEKFAMINARQVSDKRKRECADFVIDTGKDLENTRQQVFHVIKSLLKDVSLKN; this is encoded by the coding sequence ATGAAAATTATAGGATTGACCGGATCAATCGCTATGGGAAAATCAACGGTCGCTGATTTTTTTAAACAAGCTGGTATTCCTGTTTTTAGCTCGGATGAAGCCGTACATGAACTTTATAAAAGTGAGCCGGTTTTGTCGCTCATGGCGCGTACTTTCTCCAATGTTGTTGAAGATGGTCAAGTTAATCGCTTAAAACTTTCTAAGATCTTAATAAACAACAGTGAGGGCTTACAAGCATTGGAAAAAGTAATTCATCCTTTAGTACTCATAAAAGAGAAAGAATTTATTGATACAGCGCGTCAGCAGGGAAATAAATTAATTGTCCTTGATATTCCGCTTCTTTTTGAGACGAATAGTGAAAATCGCGTAGATAGTGTGGTTGTGGTGTCTGCACCATCAGCTATACAAAGAAAGCGCGTAATGACTCGCCCAAATATGGACGAAGAAAAATTCGCGATGATAAATGCCAGACAAGTATCCGATAAAAGAAAACGGGAATGTGCTGATTTTGTTATTGACACAGGAAAAGATCTAGAAAATACGCGCCAGCAGGTTTTTCATGTGATAAAGAGTTTGTTAAAAGATGTTTCTTTAAAGAATTGA
- a CDS encoding endonuclease/exonuclease/phosphatase family protein, whose protein sequence is MTKRHYKSQSRWAAPAFIKKNLPAPLLKALYNLSDHQQNTVDRRSNYDLVVASYNIHKCVGTDKIFDPIRIVRVIAELQADIIALQEVDKRFGERIGLIDLQFLKTETGLTPVPLRTMTPNGHGWHGNALFLRQGRVHNISQITLPGVEPRGAIIIELETKVGLIRVITTHFGLLRHSRNKQAKMLLTLLQKRPFMPTVLIGDLNEWRMGKNSSLNHFSPYFDITLGTAPSFPSRFPLLALDRIFTFPPQLITKIESHYSPLARVASDHLPIKAYLNFAGITDHSLK, encoded by the coding sequence ATGACAAAGAGGCATTATAAATCACAATCTCGCTGGGCGGCTCCCGCATTTATCAAAAAAAACCTCCCTGCCCCTTTGTTAAAGGCTCTGTACAACCTTTCTGACCACCAGCAAAACACTGTGGATCGGCGTAGTAATTATGATCTCGTTGTTGCTTCCTATAATATCCATAAATGCGTGGGCACTGACAAAATTTTTGATCCTATTCGCATCGTACGTGTTATTGCTGAGCTACAAGCTGATATTATTGCGCTTCAAGAAGTAGATAAGCGTTTTGGTGAACGAATCGGCTTGATTGATCTTCAATTTTTGAAGACTGAAACAGGCCTCACCCCAGTACCCCTGCGCACCATGACGCCTAACGGCCACGGCTGGCACGGCAACGCTCTTTTCTTGCGCCAAGGCCGTGTGCATAACATCTCGCAAATCACCCTGCCTGGTGTTGAACCACGTGGTGCTATAATTATAGAATTAGAAACTAAGGTAGGCCTTATTCGCGTTATTACCACCCACTTTGGGTTATTACGTCACTCTCGTAATAAGCAAGCAAAAATGCTTCTCACACTTCTGCAAAAACGCCCATTCATGCCTACAGTCCTTATTGGTGACCTTAACGAATGGCGAATGGGGAAAAACTCCTCCTTAAACCATTTTTCTCCCTATTTTGATATTACCCTCGGAACTGCGCCGAGCTTTCCCTCTCGCTTTCCCCTTTTAGCTCTTGATAGAATTTTTACCTTTCCCCCTCAATTAATTACAAAGATTGAAAGCCATTACTCGCCGCTAGCACGTGTTGCCTCGGACCATTTACCAATTAAAGCTTACCTTAACTTTGCTGGCATAACTGATCATTCTTTAAAATAA
- a CDS encoding TrmH family RNA methyltransferase translates to MCTQKTGRVKEITSLSNPIIKNLKALSQKKGRNRGGIFMAEGLKLVIDALNLGWTIQTLIFSKNKPGNAAIENAAARTVASGGFVIKASQKVMECITHRDNPQTVIGIFKQRWQPIETIKGLANDVYIALERVRDPGNLGTIIRTADAVGAKGVILIGETTDPFSPETVRATMGSIFSVPLYRLHEEAFLNWSTHFKGFIVGTHLKGSVDYRTIDFKNGPVILLMGNEQRGLPDILANCCHKLARIPQSGRADSLNLAVATAVMLYEIRRPYLTL, encoded by the coding sequence ATGTGTACACAAAAAACCGGTAGAGTTAAGGAAATTACCTCCCTCAGTAACCCCATCATTAAAAATCTTAAAGCACTTAGCCAAAAAAAGGGTCGTAATCGAGGGGGTATCTTCATGGCGGAAGGACTTAAACTTGTGATTGATGCCTTAAATCTAGGTTGGACGATTCAAACACTCATTTTTTCCAAAAACAAACCTGGTAATGCCGCTATCGAAAACGCCGCAGCACGTACTGTAGCGAGTGGCGGTTTTGTCATTAAAGCCTCGCAAAAAGTCATGGAATGTATAACTCACCGCGATAATCCGCAAACGGTTATTGGTATTTTTAAACAACGCTGGCAACCTATCGAAACGATAAAAGGTCTAGCCAACGATGTTTATATTGCCCTTGAACGTGTGCGCGACCCAGGGAATCTAGGCACAATCATCCGTACCGCCGATGCAGTAGGAGCTAAAGGAGTTATTTTAATTGGTGAAACAACAGATCCTTTCTCGCCTGAAACCGTCCGTGCAACGATGGGATCAATTTTTTCTGTCCCTCTCTATCGTTTGCATGAAGAAGCTTTTTTGAACTGGTCTACTCACTTTAAAGGCTTCATTGTTGGTACACATCTTAAAGGATCCGTTGATTACCGTACTATCGACTTTAAAAACGGCCCCGTTATACTTTTAATGGGTAATGAGCAACGAGGCCTACCGGACATTCTCGCGAATTGTTGCCATAAACTTGCGCGTATCCCGCAAAGTGGGCGCGCTGACTCGCTTAATCTGGCGGTAGCTACAGCTGTCATGCTCTACGAAATCCGCCGCCCTTACTTAACTCTTTAG
- the dnaQ gene encoding DNA polymerase III subunit epsilon produces MREIIFDIETTGLDKDSDRIIEIGCVEMVDHYLTGRRFHVYLNPQGVMISDEVVAIHGLTNERLKDEKKFNDIADELLEFIDNAVIIAHNASFDVSFLNAELERINKPLISINNVIDTLAMARRKFPLGPNSLDSLCKRFGVDNSHRSLHGALLDAEILAGVYIELTGGKQGTLNFDDGSSIGVNIPSNEFPYAVRARPRALPSRLSAQEKNMHAELVKKIGDKALWNNFPSPS; encoded by the coding sequence ATGCGTGAAATTATTTTTGATATTGAGACAACAGGCTTAGATAAAGACAGTGATCGTATAATTGAAATCGGTTGTGTAGAAATGGTTGATCATTATCTCACAGGACGCCGATTTCATGTTTATTTGAATCCGCAGGGCGTTATGATTTCCGACGAAGTTGTTGCAATTCATGGCTTGACTAATGAACGCTTAAAAGACGAAAAAAAATTTAATGATATAGCTGATGAGCTTTTGGAATTCATTGATAATGCGGTGATAATTGCTCACAATGCGAGTTTTGATGTCAGCTTCCTTAACGCAGAATTAGAGCGGATAAATAAACCACTTATCAGCATCAATAATGTCATTGATACATTGGCTATGGCGCGCCGCAAATTCCCTTTAGGGCCTAATTCTCTTGATAGTTTATGCAAGCGTTTTGGAGTTGATAACAGTCATCGTTCTCTTCACGGCGCTCTACTTGACGCAGAGATTCTTGCTGGCGTTTATATAGAGTTAACTGGTGGAAAGCAAGGGACTCTTAATTTTGATGATGGGAGCAGCATTGGCGTGAATATCCCAAGCAACGAATTTCCTTATGCAGTCAGGGCCCGCCCGCGGGCTCTACCTTCACGGTTAAGTGCGCAAGAAAAAAATATGCACGCCGAGCTGGTTAAAAAAATAGGCGATAAAGCTTTATGGAACAATTTCCCCTCTCCTTCATAA